Proteins found in one Spirochaetota bacterium genomic segment:
- a CDS encoding acetyl-CoA C-acyltransferase gives MSTEKARRVAVIDGRRTPFLRSGTGYYDLMAWELGRFAVKGLVAATGIDQKAIDQVIMGTVASDVATTNVAREIMLGAGIPENVPAYTVTVACISANAAITAGADMIATGNADVVIAGGTESFSDPDIKISKRYRRFLLDLTMYRRPKTLAGKLKLLKGMKVMDFIVPQRPAIGEYSTALSMGHNADRLAKRLGISRDEQDHYAEFSHRQAVAAIASGALKSEIVPVVVQGTEKTITTDNGPRADATFDGLNKLRPAFYKKYGTVTAGNSSFLTDGAAAVLLISEEKAKALGLKPKAYISSYVYSAQDVWDELLLGPAFSIAKLLKKTGLELSEIGVLEIHEAFAAQMEANIRCLESDSFGREKVGYPARVGMVDRSRLNLFGGSLSLGHPFGATGARLLTTCCNRLQETGQRFGIIAGCAAGAIGSAILVENAA, from the coding sequence ATGAGTACGGAAAAAGCGCGACGTGTGGCCGTGATAGACGGACGTCGGACGCCGTTTCTCAGGTCGGGGACCGGATATTACGATCTCATGGCGTGGGAGCTGGGCAGGTTCGCGGTCAAGGGACTGGTCGCGGCGACGGGAATCGATCAAAAAGCGATTGACCAGGTGATCATGGGAACGGTCGCATCGGACGTGGCGACGACCAACGTTGCCAGGGAGATCATGCTTGGCGCCGGGATTCCGGAAAATGTTCCGGCATACACCGTCACCGTGGCCTGCATATCGGCGAATGCCGCGATTACCGCCGGGGCCGACATGATAGCGACCGGGAACGCCGACGTTGTGATTGCGGGAGGGACCGAGAGCTTTTCGGACCCCGATATTAAAATTTCCAAGCGATACCGCCGCTTTCTCCTCGACCTGACGATGTACCGCAGGCCGAAGACGCTTGCGGGAAAGCTCAAACTTCTCAAGGGAATGAAGGTGATGGACTTTATCGTTCCCCAGCGGCCGGCGATCGGCGAATACTCAACCGCCCTCTCGATGGGCCACAACGCCGACCGGCTTGCGAAGCGGCTGGGGATCTCGCGGGACGAGCAGGACCACTACGCCGAGTTCTCACACCGGCAGGCGGTCGCGGCGATCGCCTCGGGCGCTTTGAAAAGTGAGATCGTGCCGGTAGTGGTCCAGGGAACCGAAAAAACGATAACCACGGACAACGGTCCCCGCGCGGACGCGACATTTGACGGGCTCAATAAGTTGAGGCCCGCTTTTTATAAAAAATACGGAACGGTCACCGCGGGCAATTCCTCGTTTCTGACCGACGGAGCGGCCGCCGTGCTGTTGATAAGCGAGGAAAAGGCGAAGGCCCTGGGGCTGAAGCCGAAGGCCTATATCAGTTCGTATGTTTATTCGGCTCAAGACGTGTGGGATGAGTTGCTGCTGGGGCCCGCTTTCTCCATTGCGAAGCTGCTGAAAAAAACGGGCCTTGAGCTCTCGGAAATAGGGGTGCTGGAGATACACGAGGCCTTCGCCGCGCAGATGGAAGCGAATATCCGCTGTCTCGAGTCCGACTCCTTCGGGCGTGAAAAGGTCGGATACCCGGCCAGGGTCGGCATGGTTGACAGGAGCAGGCTGAACCTGTTCGGCGGGTCGCTGTCGCTCGGCCATCCCTTCGGGGCGACCGGCGCGCGGCTGCTCACCACATGCTGCAACCGGCTTCAGGAAACCGGACAGCGGTTCGGAATCATCGCCGGCTGCGCGGCGGGCGCGATCGGTAGCGCAATACTGGTTGAAAACGCCGCCTGA
- a CDS encoding HAD-IA family hydrolase, with protein sequence MEKPSKYDAVVFDLDGTLLDTLQDIADSVNAALAEEGLAPYPVDRYRLMVGNGMDVLVERAIAGRLDAAGATTRCLDRARGEYARRYNATTRPYDGIPPLLDELAARGLKMAVLSNKPDEYTGKIIREYLDGYFKIVRGARSDHPKKPDPTQALEILVALGVAPERSIMLGDSGGDMETALRAGMFPAGVLWGFRDADELRSSGARALIKHPMDILDLF encoded by the coding sequence ATGGAAAAGCCATCCAAATACGACGCGGTCGTCTTCGACCTCGACGGAACCCTGCTCGATACCCTTCAGGATATCGCCGATTCGGTTAACGCCGCGCTGGCCGAGGAGGGGCTTGCGCCCTATCCGGTGGACCGCTATCGCCTGATGGTCGGCAACGGCATGGACGTCCTCGTGGAACGGGCGATAGCCGGACGTCTTGACGCGGCCGGGGCGACCACACGCTGCCTGGATCGGGCCCGAGGCGAGTACGCGCGCCGGTACAACGCGACCACCCGCCCCTATGACGGAATACCCCCGCTCCTCGACGAGCTCGCCGCGCGCGGCCTGAAAATGGCCGTGCTTTCGAACAAGCCCGACGAGTACACTGGGAAAATTATTCGCGAATACCTGGACGGCTATTTCAAAATCGTCCGGGGGGCGCGCTCTGACCACCCCAAAAAGCCCGATCCTACACAGGCGCTCGAGATACTCGTCGCACTGGGCGTCGCGCCGGAGCGCTCCATCATGCTTGGCGACAGCGGGGGCGATATGGAGACGGCCCTCCGCGCCGGCATGTTCCCGGCGGGCGTTTTGTGGGGGTTCCGCGACGCCGATGAACTCCGCTCGTCCGGCGCCCGTGCGCTCATCAAACATCCAATGGATATCCTCGATCTTTTCTGA
- a CDS encoding acetate kinase yields MKILVVNAGSSSLKFQLFDARTEDVLIRGNYDGIGLSGTETSCERKIVITGKTERGARAVRDHEGAIGDMLETLRAKSVIDDRSEITAVGHRVVHGGERYRATTLIDKTVTSDLGEIAFLAPLHNPVGIACIKILIHELAGARQYAIFDTAFHQTMPEEAYLYGLPYALYKKFGIRKYGFHGTSHKYVSLKAAEILGRDITELKIVTCHLGNGQSVCAVKHGRSVDTSMGFTPLEGLPMGTRSGSFDPEIIFFLMGHGYTAAAIKRIINKESGLLGLSGISSDHRAIAEAILSGDPNAIRAEKVLINRIVCTIGAYAAEMGGLDSIVFTGGIGENSPSLRRDILQNLSFLGIDFDDEKNRAHGAILTRPGSRVVAMVVPTNEELQIMREVREALDA; encoded by the coding sequence ATGAAAATACTGGTCGTCAACGCGGGCAGCAGCTCGTTAAAATTTCAGCTCTTCGACGCCCGGACCGAGGACGTACTTATAAGGGGCAATTACGACGGTATAGGCCTGTCGGGAACCGAAACCTCCTGCGAGAGGAAGATCGTCATCACCGGTAAGACTGAACGGGGCGCCCGCGCCGTTCGCGACCACGAGGGCGCCATCGGCGACATGCTCGAAACGCTCCGCGCGAAGAGCGTCATAGACGATCGTAGCGAGATCACCGCGGTGGGGCATCGTGTCGTGCATGGCGGAGAGCGTTACAGAGCCACGACCCTGATAGACAAAACAGTGACTTCCGATCTCGGGGAAATCGCCTTTCTCGCCCCGCTGCACAATCCTGTCGGCATTGCCTGCATAAAAATCCTCATTCATGAGCTCGCCGGCGCCCGACAATACGCCATCTTCGACACGGCCTTTCATCAGACCATGCCGGAGGAGGCCTATCTCTACGGACTGCCCTACGCGCTGTATAAAAAATTCGGCATCAGGAAATACGGCTTCCACGGCACAAGCCACAAGTACGTCTCGCTGAAGGCCGCGGAGATTCTGGGCAGGGATATCACCGAACTCAAAATCGTCACCTGCCACCTCGGCAACGGCCAGAGCGTCTGCGCGGTCAAACACGGCCGCAGCGTCGACACCTCGATGGGATTCACCCCGCTCGAGGGTCTGCCAATGGGTACCCGCAGCGGTTCATTCGATCCCGAGATCATTTTCTTTCTTATGGGCCACGGCTATACGGCCGCGGCCATAAAAAGAATTATCAACAAGGAGTCGGGACTTCTGGGACTGAGCGGAATATCCAGCGATCATCGCGCCATCGCTGAGGCCATCCTTTCGGGAGACCCTAACGCCATCCGCGCCGAGAAGGTGCTGATCAACCGCATCGTCTGCACCATCGGCGCCTATGCCGCCGAGATGGGCGGACTCGACAGTATCGTCTTCACAGGGGGAATCGGAGAAAACTCGCCCTCTTTACGCAGGGACATTCTGCAAAACCTGAGCTTCCTCGGTATCGATTTCGATGACGAAAAGAACCGGGCACACGGCGCAATCCTCACCCGGCCCGGTAGCCGCGTGGTCGCCATGGTGGTCCCCACCAATGAGGAACTGCAGATAATGCGCGAGGTGCGCGAGGCGTTGGACGCATAG
- a CDS encoding acyl-CoA dehydrogenase family protein, whose protein sequence is MERTLPISEEHVIFRDSLRKFIAVEIGDNYAQWEHEGIVPRGIWKRFGENGYLCPWAAEEYGGSGADYLFSVIITEELARAGMGSLFVPLHNDIVAPYIDSYGTREQKARWLPGCVSGDIILAVAMTEPEAGSDLASIKTTAVKKNGRWILNGQKTFISNGILSDLVVVAARTGAADTPANQAMSLFVVERGAEGFSRGAPIKKIGLKAQDTAELFFDDCAIPEENLLGEVGMGFIFLMQKLQPERLICAVGAQAAAERCLEITVEYAKERRLFGKPLSKFQNTQFVLAEIAAEVAVGRSFVDDLIRAHMSGKSVMNETCMAKLWVTEMAKRVADRCLQIFGGYGYCSEYLVARFYVDARVQTIYAGTSEVMKMIIARFMGL, encoded by the coding sequence ATGGAACGCACACTGCCGATCAGCGAGGAGCATGTCATTTTCCGGGATTCTCTGAGGAAGTTCATCGCCGTGGAGATCGGCGATAACTACGCGCAGTGGGAGCATGAGGGGATCGTCCCGCGCGGGATATGGAAAAGGTTCGGGGAGAACGGCTATCTCTGCCCCTGGGCGGCCGAGGAGTACGGCGGCTCCGGGGCGGATTACCTGTTCTCGGTCATCATAACGGAGGAGCTTGCGCGTGCGGGCATGGGGAGCCTGTTCGTCCCGCTGCATAATGACATCGTGGCCCCGTACATCGACTCGTACGGCACGCGCGAACAGAAGGCCAGGTGGCTGCCCGGATGCGTTTCGGGGGACATCATCCTCGCCGTCGCGATGACCGAGCCCGAAGCCGGGTCGGACCTCGCTTCCATAAAAACGACCGCGGTGAAAAAGAACGGCCGCTGGATACTGAACGGCCAGAAGACCTTTATCTCGAATGGTATACTTTCCGATCTTGTCGTGGTTGCCGCGCGTACGGGCGCGGCCGACACGCCGGCGAACCAGGCGATGAGCCTGTTCGTGGTGGAGCGGGGCGCGGAAGGCTTTTCGCGCGGCGCGCCCATTAAAAAAATAGGCCTCAAGGCGCAGGACACGGCCGAGCTCTTTTTCGACGACTGCGCCATTCCCGAGGAGAACCTTCTGGGAGAGGTGGGGATGGGCTTCATCTTTCTCATGCAGAAGCTACAGCCCGAGCGGCTCATCTGCGCAGTGGGCGCGCAGGCGGCCGCCGAGCGCTGCCTGGAGATCACCGTGGAGTACGCGAAGGAGCGGAGACTGTTCGGCAAGCCCCTTTCAAAATTCCAGAACACGCAGTTCGTCCTCGCCGAGATCGCGGCCGAGGTCGCGGTCGGAAGGAGTTTTGTGGACGACCTCATCCGAGCGCACATGTCCGGCAAATCGGTGATGAACGAGACCTGCATGGCCAAGCTGTGGGTGACCGAGATGGCGAAGCGCGTCGCGGACCGCTGCCTGCAGATCTTCGGAGGCTACGGCTACTGCTCCGAGTACCTCGTCGCGCGCTTTTACGTGGACGCGCGCGTCCAGACCATATACGCCGGCACATCGGAGGTCATGAAGATGATCATCGCGCGGTTCATGGGGCTATAG
- a CDS encoding 3-hydroxyacyl-CoA dehydrogenase NAD-binding domain-containing protein, which produces MSNERTTGTGTKEAREGGHVPVDRLSLSHLKIEKTRDGIVLVIIDSPGTKVNKVSSALLGEIETMIESVEKDVTVRAMAVVSGKDDNFIVGADIDELKGKNTREEIFEYISTANGILNRVERLSIPVVAGINGNCLGGGVEFCLAADYRMATDSPKTVMGLPEVQLGLFPAGGGTQRLPRLIGLTQALPLLLTARNIRPRKAKKLGLIDEIVYPHAVRDAAVQKARELTERKGKIKRKRKRSIVTAFLEGTWFGRRIVFSQARKMVMKQTHGLYPAPLAILDSVAYGYRKGALRGIEADCRRFSELVLSQHAKSLMGLFFAMTEAKKNPRRDIARQVKKLAVLGAGLMGSGIAAVSVERCDTVLVKDTTLDAAARGMREVWKGLVKRARSGGITPFERDTLYGKMVPCDDYSLFRETDIVIEAVFESLDLKRRILADVERATGEKTIFASNTSALPIREIAAESLRPENVIGMHYFSPVQRMPLLEIITTDKTADWVTATALEFGIRQGKTCIVVKDGPGFYTTRILAPMLNEAVLLIEEGVDPSAIDRAMLAFGYPVGPIALLDEVGIDVGAHVSIGLGPMFEARGARPSTGLGLLYEKGYHGKKNKKGFYRYDVKKKKGMRQIDRDVLGILNAAAHKEIGVREIQDRVSLMMVNEALLCLQEGIIASPRDGDTGAILGLGFPPFRGGPFRHIDTEGAGAILGRMDELATSHGERFKAAGILRDAALSGKDFYSSRKG; this is translated from the coding sequence ATGAGCAACGAACGGACTACAGGAACGGGAACGAAAGAAGCGCGGGAGGGTGGTCATGTCCCGGTGGACCGGCTGTCGCTTTCCCATCTGAAAATAGAAAAGACGCGCGACGGTATCGTGCTGGTGATCATCGATTCGCCCGGCACCAAGGTGAACAAGGTTTCCTCAGCGCTGCTTGGAGAGATAGAGACGATGATAGAGTCGGTCGAAAAAGACGTTACGGTGCGTGCGATGGCGGTTGTCAGCGGCAAGGACGACAACTTTATTGTGGGGGCCGACATCGACGAACTCAAGGGGAAGAACACACGGGAGGAGATATTCGAGTATATCAGCACGGCGAACGGCATACTCAACCGGGTCGAGCGTCTGTCCATTCCCGTGGTGGCGGGGATCAACGGAAACTGCCTGGGCGGAGGGGTCGAGTTCTGCCTTGCCGCGGATTACCGGATGGCGACGGACTCGCCAAAGACCGTCATGGGCCTTCCCGAGGTGCAACTGGGGCTGTTCCCCGCCGGGGGCGGTACACAGAGGCTCCCAAGGCTCATCGGTCTTACCCAGGCGCTTCCTTTGCTCCTTACGGCAAGGAACATACGCCCGCGAAAGGCGAAAAAACTCGGCCTCATCGACGAGATCGTCTATCCCCACGCGGTCCGCGATGCCGCCGTGCAGAAAGCGCGCGAGCTCACCGAGCGAAAAGGAAAAATTAAAAGGAAACGCAAACGCTCGATTGTCACCGCTTTTCTTGAAGGTACATGGTTCGGCCGCCGGATCGTCTTCTCGCAGGCAAGGAAAATGGTTATGAAGCAGACGCACGGACTGTATCCGGCGCCGCTGGCTATACTCGATTCCGTGGCCTACGGCTACAGGAAGGGTGCGCTGCGCGGTATAGAGGCCGACTGCAGGCGGTTTTCCGAGCTTGTGCTCTCGCAGCATGCGAAGTCGCTGATGGGGCTCTTCTTCGCGATGACCGAGGCGAAAAAAAACCCCCGGCGCGACATCGCGCGACAGGTCAAGAAACTCGCGGTGCTGGGGGCGGGCTTGATGGGAAGCGGCATAGCCGCGGTCTCGGTCGAGCGCTGCGATACGGTGCTGGTAAAGGACACCACGCTCGATGCGGCCGCGCGCGGCATGCGCGAAGTATGGAAGGGACTGGTGAAGCGCGCCCGCTCGGGAGGAATCACGCCTTTCGAGCGCGACACGCTGTATGGGAAGATGGTTCCCTGCGATGATTATTCGCTGTTCAGGGAAACGGACATCGTCATCGAGGCGGTCTTCGAGAGCCTCGATCTCAAGCGGCGGATACTGGCCGATGTGGAGCGCGCCACCGGCGAAAAAACGATTTTCGCTTCCAACACCTCGGCGCTGCCGATCCGCGAGATAGCGGCGGAGAGCCTGCGCCCTGAGAACGTTATCGGCATGCATTATTTCAGCCCCGTGCAGCGAATGCCTCTTCTCGAGATCATCACGACCGATAAAACGGCCGACTGGGTGACGGCGACAGCGCTCGAGTTTGGCATTCGACAGGGGAAGACCTGCATCGTGGTTAAGGACGGGCCGGGGTTTTATACGACGCGGATACTGGCGCCGATGCTGAACGAGGCGGTACTGCTCATTGAAGAGGGGGTGGACCCGTCCGCCATCGACAGGGCGATGCTCGCCTTCGGGTATCCCGTTGGTCCCATCGCCCTGCTTGACGAAGTGGGAATCGATGTGGGTGCGCACGTATCGATAGGCCTCGGGCCGATGTTCGAGGCGCGAGGGGCAAGGCCGTCAACGGGGCTCGGGCTGCTCTACGAAAAGGGCTATCACGGCAAGAAAAACAAAAAGGGTTTTTACCGTTATGACGTCAAAAAGAAAAAGGGGATGCGTCAGATCGACCGGGATGTTCTCGGCATTCTGAACGCCGCTGCACACAAAGAAATCGGTGTGCGCGAGATTCAGGATCGTGTGAGCCTCATGATGGTGAACGAGGCGCTACTCTGCCTGCAGGAGGGCATCATCGCCTCACCGCGCGACGGGGACACGGGGGCGATCCTGGGCCTTGGATTTCCGCCGTTCCGGGGAGGCCCCTTCAGGCATATCGACACCGAGGGCGCGGGCGCGATACTGGGACGCATGGACGAGTTGGCCACATCGCATGGAGAGCGCTTCAAGGCGGCCGGGATCCTGCGCGACGCGGCGTTATCCGGTAAAGATTTTTATTCGTCAAGAAAGGGGTAA
- a CDS encoding adenylosuccinate synthase — MSCVVIIGTQWGDEGKAKMIDYFSAGADIIVRYQGGANAGHTVVANGVKHVFHLIPSGILHPGKVCVIGNGVVLDPEQLLKEIDAIEEQGIEVGSRLLISDAAHLILPYHKLFDELVEESRTNRIGTTKRGIGPAYSDKALRLGVRVGDILDDDYLAERLGCGLSMKNSLLEKMHGRGPFDSAEILEPVRNFRDRVKGNIINTQNYLHRAVEQKKKILLEGAQGVALDIDHGTYPFVTSSNTTIGGALTGTGLSPFNIDKIIGITKAYVTRVGEGPFPTEDEGDDGARLREKGGEFGSTTGRPRRCGWFDMEIMRYSKRVNGLTSLALTKIDVLSGFKKIKVAVGYEMDGKRLEYFPSSMNHKIRPVYEELDGWDEDISACRSFETLPSNARAYVDYIRKTLDIPISIVSVGPDRENTFVLD, encoded by the coding sequence ATGAGCTGCGTGGTGATCATTGGCACACAGTGGGGCGACGAGGGCAAGGCGAAGATGATCGATTACTTCTCCGCCGGGGCGGATATCATCGTGCGCTACCAGGGCGGGGCGAACGCCGGGCATACGGTCGTGGCCAACGGAGTGAAGCATGTCTTTCATCTGATCCCCTCGGGGATACTGCATCCCGGCAAGGTGTGCGTGATCGGCAACGGCGTGGTGCTGGATCCCGAACAGCTTCTTAAAGAGATCGACGCCATCGAGGAGCAGGGTATCGAGGTCGGCAGCAGGCTCCTTATTTCGGACGCGGCCCACCTCATCCTGCCCTACCACAAGCTCTTCGACGAACTCGTCGAGGAGTCGCGCACCAACCGGATCGGCACCACGAAGCGGGGCATCGGCCCGGCGTATTCGGACAAGGCGCTTCGTCTTGGCGTACGCGTCGGCGATATCCTCGATGACGATTATCTCGCGGAGCGGCTGGGCTGCGGCCTGTCGATGAAAAACAGCTTGTTGGAAAAGATGCACGGGCGCGGGCCGTTCGACAGCGCGGAGATACTGGAACCCGTGCGGAATTTCAGGGACCGCGTGAAAGGAAATATCATCAACACCCAGAATTACCTGCACCGCGCCGTTGAACAGAAAAAGAAAATTCTACTTGAGGGAGCGCAGGGAGTGGCACTCGATATAGACCATGGCACCTACCCGTTCGTCACTTCGTCGAACACGACGATCGGCGGGGCGCTTACCGGCACCGGCCTTTCGCCGTTTAATATCGATAAAATAATCGGTATCACCAAGGCCTACGTGACACGCGTCGGCGAGGGGCCGTTTCCGACGGAGGACGAGGGCGACGATGGCGCTCGTCTTCGCGAGAAGGGCGGTGAGTTCGGCTCGACAACCGGCAGACCCCGTCGCTGCGGCTGGTTCGACATGGAGATCATGCGGTATTCGAAGCGCGTGAACGGCCTTACGAGTCTTGCGCTTACGAAGATAGATGTATTAAGCGGCTTTAAAAAGATAAAGGTCGCCGTGGGATACGAGATGGATGGAAAGCGACTGGAATACTTCCCCTCGTCGATGAACCACAAGATTCGACCGGTTTACGAGGAGCTTGACGGCTGGGACGAGGACATTTCGGCCTGCCGCAGTTTCGAGACGCTGCCCTCGAACGCCAGGGCGTATGTCGATTATATCCGGAAAACACTCGATATCCCGATTTCGATTGTCTCCGTGGGGCCCGACAGAGAAAATACCTTTGTACTCGATTAA
- a CDS encoding aldehyde dehydrogenase produces the protein MEHSAIRETVSRLRKFYETGTTRDPGFRIDMLKNLGTAIRSAEADIMTALCTDLRKPEFESYASEIGILYPEIKYAAGNLRNWSRPERVPTPIIHFLSKSVIYREPYGTALIMSPWNYPFYLTIGPLIASMAAGNCALIKPSELSPATSDLIERLVTSTFDPSYIAVAQGGVETASAVLAEKFDFIFYTGSTAVGRVVMTAAAKHLTPVALELGGKSPTVVEADARLDFAAKRIAWGKFFNAGQTCLAPDYLMVHRSVREEFIGLFIKTIREFFGDDPRRSPDYARIINERHFARVTALMRDGDIIHGGGTSPGERYIEPTLIANVRPEHRIMQEEIFGPLFPILEYDSPDEVVSLVNSMPRPLAMYYFTGRPGKAHALFARVQSGGACLNDTVSHVGSHHLPFGGIGESGMGAYHGRYGFDTFTHRRGVLERSNLIDMPLRYPPYGNKLSLLKKIFRLLG, from the coding sequence ATGGAACATTCCGCTATTCGTGAAACAGTCTCACGGTTAAGGAAATTCTACGAAACGGGAACCACCCGCGATCCCGGTTTCCGGATCGACATGCTGAAAAATCTTGGCACGGCAATCCGCTCGGCCGAGGCCGACATTATGACGGCGCTTTGCACGGACCTCCGGAAACCGGAGTTCGAATCTTATGCCAGCGAAATCGGCATTCTGTACCCCGAGATCAAATACGCCGCCGGGAACCTTCGTAACTGGTCAAGGCCCGAGCGGGTCCCCACGCCGATCATCCACTTTCTCTCAAAGAGCGTCATCTACCGTGAACCCTACGGAACCGCGCTCATCATGAGCCCGTGGAACTACCCTTTTTACCTCACCATCGGCCCGCTCATCGCCTCAATGGCCGCCGGGAACTGCGCCCTTATCAAGCCGTCCGAGCTGTCACCGGCAACCTCGGATCTGATTGAAAGGCTGGTTACCAGTACCTTCGATCCCTCGTATATCGCGGTCGCGCAGGGCGGAGTCGAGACCGCCAGCGCGGTACTCGCCGAAAAATTCGACTTCATCTTTTACACCGGAAGCACCGCGGTCGGGCGCGTTGTGATGACCGCCGCCGCGAAGCACCTTACCCCGGTGGCGCTCGAGCTTGGCGGAAAAAGCCCCACCGTCGTTGAGGCGGACGCGCGGCTCGACTTTGCGGCCAAGCGAATAGCCTGGGGCAAGTTCTTCAACGCCGGCCAGACCTGCCTGGCGCCGGATTACCTGATGGTGCACCGCTCAGTGCGCGAGGAGTTCATCGGTCTTTTCATCAAGACCATCCGCGAATTTTTCGGCGACGATCCACGGCGGAGCCCGGACTACGCGCGCATCATCAACGAGCGGCACTTCGCCCGCGTCACCGCGCTCATGCGAGACGGCGACATCATCCACGGGGGCGGCACCTCTCCCGGCGAGCGCTATATCGAACCGACGCTTATCGCGAACGTACGCCCGGAGCACCGCATCATGCAGGAGGAGATATTCGGGCCGCTGTTTCCCATACTCGAATACGATTCCCCCGACGAGGTCGTCTCGCTCGTCAACTCCATGCCCCGCCCTCTGGCCATGTATTACTTTACCGGAAGGCCCGGCAAAGCGCATGCCCTCTTCGCGCGGGTTCAATCGGGAGGGGCCTGCCTGAACGACACGGTATCGCACGTTGGGAGCCATCACCTGCCTTTCGGCGGAATCGGAGAGAGCGGCATGGGAGCGTATCATGGCAGGTACGGCTTCGACACGTTCACTCACAGGCGCGGCGTCCTCGAACGGTCCAACCTGATCGACATGCCTCTTCGATACCCGCCCTACGGGAATAAGCTCTCTCTGCTAAAAAAGATTTTCAGGCTGCTCGGATAG
- a CDS encoding SGNH/GDSL hydrolase family protein: protein MKAITTIRKLMEGSPAVIVALGDSLTQGWLVNRGYLVFLCEMIKEKYPLARFDIINRGIPGDTAEGGLLRVREDVIDEDPDCVFIQFALNDAFIGHPVERFKRSLQSIIDRIRENTDAEIILLTSVHLGESRDNAIAAPFYAKIEELAAENSLPIARVHEYWRRKILEGVDFRTLVQFDQVHPTTEGYRLMAEAIMDVFIQN from the coding sequence ATGAAGGCTATTACCACAATCCGTAAGCTCATGGAAGGTTCGCCCGCCGTGATCGTCGCTCTGGGCGATTCGCTCACCCAGGGATGGCTGGTGAACAGGGGCTATCTCGTATTTCTATGCGAGATGATAAAAGAAAAGTATCCGCTGGCGCGGTTTGACATCATCAACCGGGGCATCCCCGGCGACACCGCCGAGGGCGGCCTCTTGCGCGTCCGCGAGGACGTGATCGACGAGGACCCGGACTGCGTCTTCATCCAGTTCGCGCTCAACGACGCCTTTATCGGCCATCCCGTCGAACGCTTTAAACGCAGCCTCCAGTCCATCATCGACCGCATCCGCGAAAACACCGATGCCGAAATCATCCTCCTTACCTCGGTCCACCTTGGCGAATCCCGCGACAATGCGATAGCGGCGCCTTTCTACGCGAAGATCGAGGAACTGGCGGCGGAAAACTCGCTTCCAATCGCAAGGGTGCATGAATACTGGCGAAGAAAAATCTTGGAGGGCGTCGATTTCCGCACGCTGGTACAGTTCGACCAGGTCCATCCGACCACGGAGGGATATCGCCTGATGGCGGAGGCGATAATGGATGTGTTCATCCAAAACTGA
- a CDS encoding NAD-dependent epimerase/dehydratase family protein gives MKNVLITGATGFIGGHLLEANLKKGNRVRAMVLPGDPGGERLAKKKGVQVVSGDVREYDSVKRASSGMNIVFHCAAVVTDWAPKALFREVTVGGTENMCRAALAANVDRFVDMSTNDVFGIDEKNIMDEKFPLRKWGEPYPDSKIEAERITWRFHREHGLPVTMVYPCWVFGPGDMTFVYPLAEAIVKRDLLFWRKDVIVWPAYIDNLVDLLMLISTDERAVGNGYLVHDGEYDTLQNFCKGIATALGAPPTTLHIPYFAAYAASFAMEMIWKALGKKERPLLTTYVVKNLGSRFKFSIDKAARELGWKPKVSYGEGFVRTMEWLKTLGVGNTAAK, from the coding sequence ATGAAAAACGTACTGATTACCGGGGCGACGGGATTCATCGGGGGGCATCTGTTAGAGGCAAATCTGAAGAAGGGAAACCGCGTTCGGGCGATGGTATTGCCCGGCGATCCGGGCGGGGAGCGGTTGGCTAAAAAAAAGGGCGTTCAGGTCGTAAGCGGCGATGTGCGGGAGTATGATTCGGTAAAGCGCGCCTCCTCTGGAATGAACATCGTATTTCACTGCGCCGCGGTGGTGACCGACTGGGCGCCAAAGGCCCTCTTTCGGGAGGTGACCGTGGGTGGGACCGAGAACATGTGCCGGGCGGCGCTCGCGGCGAACGTAGACCGGTTCGTCGACATGAGCACGAACGACGTCTTTGGTATCGATGAGAAGAACATAATGGACGAGAAATTTCCTCTCAGGAAGTGGGGCGAGCCCTATCCTGATTCCAAGATCGAGGCGGAGCGGATCACCTGGCGTTTCCATCGGGAGCATGGCCTGCCGGTGACGATGGTCTATCCGTGCTGGGTATTCGGTCCCGGCGACATGACCTTCGTCTATCCTCTCGCCGAGGCGATCGTAAAGCGGGATCTGTTGTTTTGGAGAAAGGACGTCATCGTATGGCCGGCCTACATCGATAATCTCGTGGACCTCCTCATGCTCATCTCGACCGACGAGCGGGCGGTCGGCAACGGCTATCTTGTCCACGACGGCGAGTACGATACGCTGCAGAACTTCTGCAAGGGGATCGCCACGGCGCTGGGTGCGCCACCGACAACGCTGCACATCCCCTATTTCGCCGCCTACGCGGCCTCCTTCGCGATGGAGATGATCTGGAAGGCGCTGGGTAAAAAGGAACGGCCGCTCCTGACCACTTACGTGGTGAAAAACCTCGGTTCGCGCTTCAAGTTCTCGATCGACAAGGCGGCCAGGGAGCTTGGATGGAAGCCGAAGGTATCCTATGGCGAAGGTTTTGTGCGGACGATGGAATGGCTGAAGACCCTTGGCGTGGGAAATACCGCAGCGAAGTAG